The genomic stretch TACCGGCGCCCTGAAACAATACGTCCACATCAAATCCTTTCCAGCTGACCGAAGCGCCCACGCCGTACACTAAATTCGGCGTACTGGTTGAACCGACGGCAACAATATCGTCATCATTGATGACCCCGTCGCCGTTGACGTCTTTATATTTAATATCGCCGGGCTGGTAATCGCCGTATGTCTGCGTCGGGCTGTTGCGAATGTCATTATAATCTTTAAACAGTCCCAGTGCAATCAAGCCTCTGGTCTGATTAACGCGGTAACCTTTTTGCAACTGGTAAGGATATACGCTTTCTTCCTCATCCCTGTCCAGTACTTCATTTTTGCTTAAGGTTATATTGCCGCGCATGGTTACGTTTACTTTGTTGAACTGGTGCTTTACCGTAAAATTACCGTCGATACCTTTGGAGCGGACGGCGCCAACATTGGCACTCGGCGCGCTTGTCAAGCCAATGTAATTAGGCAGGAAATTTCTTTGCATATAAATGCCGGTGCGCTCTTCTTTAAAGGCGTCGAGCGTCATGGAGAAGTTATCGTGCCAGAGCGACAGGTCTAATCCTAGATCTTGCTTTTTTGCTATTTCCCACGTAACATACGGCGAAGCAACCTGTGAGTATCCTAATCCCCCGTAGTTTTTATCAAGTCCGAATTCTGCCCATTGATAACCGCCTAACCCTTCGGCTATAGTATATAAATACGGGAACCTGTTGTCATCTCCCAGATTATCATTGCCGACCCTGCCCCAGGAGTAACGGACTTTAAATAAATTGATCCATTTGAAATTATTCTTTATAAAATCTTCTTCGGCAATATTCCATGCACCGGAAACGGCGGGGAAGAAACCGAACTGATGCCCGGGCGCAAAGTTTTCCGAACCGGTGTATCCGAAATTAAAATCCGCATAATACCGGCTTTTCCAGTTGTAATACACATGCCCTGCAAGCCCCTGGTTTTTCTTGGGAACGCCTTTTTTAAGGTCATCCCCTATGTTTTGGGTAAATGTGCTGCTTTCCTGGTTATACCGTACATCGACGCCGATATTATGATATTTTATAGCATGGCTGTAATTCAGCATCGCAATAAGAAACTCCCTGCGGCTGCCGTCAGAACTGCTTGCCTGTGTGAGTGGGCTAGGGTCGGACCATTGTTTAAAAATAAGATTGCCGTCCGCATCACGTAATCGTTCCGCTTGCCATTGTTCGGGCCATTTATGGCGTTCTATGGTGGTGGTATTATAGGTATCGTATCCGAAACTTCCTTCAAACTTTAATCCTTTAAGCAGAAAGTCAAAATCCTGGTCCAGCGTTACATTGGTCTGAATATTGTTGTCCCATGTTTCATTAAACCCGGTCTGGGTTGCGGCTACCCAGGGGTTCGTTTGATTACCCGTGCCTACCGCCGGCACATATCCGTTTGAATAATAGATCGGCGTGCGAATAGGCGTATAGCCAAACAATTCTCCCCAAACGTCGTTATCGCCCAGTCCCGGGCTGTTTCTCTTGATTAAGGAACCTGCAGCGCCCAATTTTAATATGGTCGTTTTAGTTACATTCACATCGGTGTTTAACCGGTATGTCCATTTTTGGTAATCGGCATTGGTATTATAATCCTTTTTTATTGCATCGTCCGTTTTATACATACCTTCTTCATCTAAGTAACTGCCCGAGACATAATAACGAGCCGTAGTACCGCCTCCGCTGAAACTGAGATTCGCGTTTTTGGTCATTGCCCCGTCTTTCAATATCTTTTTAGACCAGTCCACATTGGGATACAAATCCGGGTCAAGCCCTAATCGTAGTATTTCCAGCTCAACCGGGCTGTAAATGGCAGGCTTATCCCGTGTTATCTGCGCTTCATTGAGTAGATTGGCATAGGTATTCCCATCCACAAATTTTGGCGTAATGGTACGGGTATTATAAGCGGCTTCGGCTTTGGCGTTGATATTGGTTTTACCGATAGTTCCGTGTTTCGTGGTTATCAGGATTACGCCGTTTGCGCCCTTAGCGCCGTACATTGCCGTGGCAGAGGCGTCTTTGAGTACCGTAAAGGTCTTAATATCATCGATATTTACTTCATTGATATCCCTTTCAAATCCGTCCACCAGCACCAGCGCGCTGCTGCTGGCGCCGAAAGTGGCTATGCCTCTGACCCAAAAGTTGGATATGTCTTTTCCCGGCTGCCCGGAAGTCTGCATCGCCAGAATACCCGGCACATTTCCGGCTAATGTATTGACGATACTCGCCGTGGCGGCTGATTTCCGTAGTTCGTCCATATCTACCGATGTAACGGCTCCGGTAACATTAATTTTTTTCTGGGCGGTATATCCGGTAACGACCACCTCGTCTATAGCCTTCGCTTCTGATTTTTTCATCAATACGTTCACGGTATCTTTATCTTTTACCAGTACTTCTACGGTATCGTAACCGATATAGGAAAATAATAACTTACGATAAGCTTCTACCTTTATGGTATATAAACCTTCTTTTGTAGAGAACGTACCTAATCCGGCAGAATTGATTACGGAAATACTTACCCCTGACAAAGGCTCTCCGGTTTCTCTGTCGGTAATTTTTCCCGTAACGGTCATCCGGTCTTGGGAAAAAGCAGTTATACAGGTAAATAATAGCAAGCAACAGGTAAAAGCATTCCTTATTAACGCTTTCTTCATGGCAATAATATTTTAGTTTTCTAATGAAATTTTTCGGATACAATGATTGTCGCAATCGCCTACATAAAACACCTGGTTTGTCGAGTCATAAGCTAAACCTCTCGGTGTGAAAAATCTTGCCTCCGTACGAAGCCCGCCGTCAACCAAGCCTTTCGTATCATTATCAAGGCTTGGGCTGCCCCTGCCGGCAAAAGTGGTAACTTTTCCTTCGGGCGTGAGGATACGGATATCATTATTGCTTTGCTCGGTAAAGTAAAAATCGTACTCATCCTTCTTGCCCGCATAATCGGGATTTTTGACAAATACGCCCTGATAGGGACCGGCCAATCTTGCCGATGTGCCTACGCCGTCCACCCAGGCATTACCTGCCCTCGCCTCGCCGCAAACCACGTAGGGTTGCAGAAAGGTTTTGCTGTTCCAGTCATAATCGGTTCTTAATATATAGTTCTGATTAATGACTACGATGTAGGCGTAATCGCCGGTGGGTGCAATGTCGATTTGAAACTCCCACCCATTATCCTGAATCAAGTATAACAGTTGGTAATCTTTGATACCCAAATCATGGTTTTCAAAATAGCGGTTCAAGTCAAACCGGTAAAACTGCCCCTTTTCAAAACTGTTAAAATACAATTCTCCGTTTACGGGGTGCACAGATGCGCCGTTGCATTGCCTATATGAGGTAAGTACCTGGGGGTCTTTAAAATTATTTGCCCGGGACAATATAGAAGTGCTTATGCCATTCACATCTCCCTGGTCATTGGCAATAATCATGTAGTTTTTATCCAGCGTAAAAGCGATGGTTCTGATACGACTCCAGCCGCCCATGCCTCTTGTAATGGGCGTGGTTACGGTACTGTCTTTGAAATTCAGCAGCCTTATGTCGCTGCCGTCCTGCCCCATATATAATAAATTGGGGTTCTTAGGATCGAAAGTCAGCCAAGTAGGATTTTGGAAGCCGCCGCAATCGGCAAAAGTGCCGTCCTTTATATCGTAATTGCCTCTTTCATCCTTTTTACCCGCCAGCGTAGTTACCACCATTCTTCGCTGGTAATCGAATGCTTCATTTGCCATGGCAGTCTGCTGATTGGTTTCCTCTCCAACATTCACTTCTATTTCTCCCGTGTATCCTTTGTTGGGGACCAAACAGTATATCGCATCGTCATGCACCGTAATTACCGTAGCGTCCACGCCGCCTATTTTGACAGAAACGATGGACTTGTCGTCGCCGAAATTTTTCCCGTAAATGACCAACTGCTGCCCGCTGCCGCCCGTTTTCGGGAAGAAATCCGATACCACGACTTCTTCCGACGGGTTGTATGCTTGAGAATCGTCGGTAGCTGTTGAGCCTTTTTTACAACTTATAAAACCGGTAGTCAGCAAGAGGAGTAAAACACACAGATGAGACATCCATATTCTTTTTATACAATTCATAGTTTAACCTTAAAAAATGTACAATGATTAATTTTTTTTATTTTCCGGCACTCCGGTTTTTTATTATTAGAATAGTCATAAACAATACTCATACACAAACTCTCGTTAGTACTTTAAAATTTTTAACAAAATTGCATTGTTTAAAAACTAACGAATAGTCATTTTTGTTCAAATTTTAGCATATTTGATTCATTTCATTAACTTTTTAAAAACAATTATTATTTTGATTGCCCATGTTACATTTATGCATACATTTAAAAACAGAATGAACGGTAGTATGTTTTCATATTCAAAAAAGACATCCATATATTCTTATTTTTTGAGAACGAAAAAATTGATAAGCTCCGCTGTGTTTCCGGGAAAAAAGTATAACCGGGTTGTACCGGGATTAAGGATAATCCTAAACCTGTGTTTTGTTTTTTCTGTTCTCACAAGCACAGGGCAACAGGAAAACTTCCGCCATTATGAAGTGGAAGCCGGGCTGTCCAATAATTCCGTCATCTGCTCCCTTCAGGATTATCAGGGTTTTCTGTGGTTTGGCACGTCGGACGGACTGAACCGTTTTGACGGCAATGTTTTTAAAATTTTCCGTCCCAATGCGCATACGCCGTTTTCCATAGGCAGCCAGGCTATCACGTGCCTATTTCAGGACAGGCAGCAAAGGCTTTGGGTCGGCACCGCAAAAGGGCTTTATCTCTATGATGCCCGCTATGAACGTTTTATAGGCTTACCTTTTACAAAAGGAAAATATATACGTACCGTACATGACGATGCACTCGGCAGGCTGTGGTTTGCAGATGCGGGCAATTTATTCCGGATATCACTTCCTTCGCTTTATTCCCCTTTGGGAGAAGCTTTTGCGCTCAATTATTTTCCCGATAAATCGGTTCATACGGTTTCCCTCGACGGTCAATACAGCATTACCTGTTTTGCGGAAGCAAAGAACCATGATATCTGGATGGGCACTGAACAAGGTTCGTTGCTGGTATTGCATCCCGGTTCGGATAAAATAATTTCATACAGTTTTCCGGCATTGAAAAAAAACGCGGTGGAAACACTTCTGGCTACGGACGACAACCGGTTATTAATCGGCTGTTCCCGCGCCGGATTGCTGTGCATGAACCTCCAATCGCATACCA from Arachidicoccus sp. BS20 encodes the following:
- a CDS encoding SusC/RagA family TonB-linked outer membrane protein, with amino-acid sequence MKKALIRNAFTCCLLLFTCITAFSQDRMTVTGKITDRETGEPLSGVSISVINSAGLGTFSTKEGLYTIKVEAYRKLLFSYIGYDTVEVLVKDKDTVNVLMKKSEAKAIDEVVVTGYTAQKKINVTGAVTSVDMDELRKSAATASIVNTLAGNVPGILAMQTSGQPGKDISNFWVRGIATFGASSSALVLVDGFERDINEVNIDDIKTFTVLKDASATAMYGAKGANGVILITTKHGTIGKTNINAKAEAAYNTRTITPKFVDGNTYANLLNEAQITRDKPAIYSPVELEILRLGLDPDLYPNVDWSKKILKDGAMTKNANLSFSGGGTTARYYVSGSYLDEEGMYKTDDAIKKDYNTNADYQKWTYRLNTDVNVTKTTILKLGAAGSLIKRNSPGLGDNDVWGELFGYTPIRTPIYYSNGYVPAVGTGNQTNPWVAATQTGFNETWDNNIQTNVTLDQDFDFLLKGLKFEGSFGYDTYNTTTIERHKWPEQWQAERLRDADGNLIFKQWSDPSPLTQASSSDGSRREFLIAMLNYSHAIKYHNIGVDVRYNQESSTFTQNIGDDLKKGVPKKNQGLAGHVYYNWKSRYYADFNFGYTGSENFAPGHQFGFFPAVSGAWNIAEEDFIKNNFKWINLFKVRYSWGRVGNDNLGDDNRFPYLYTIAEGLGGYQWAEFGLDKNYGGLGYSQVASPYVTWEIAKKQDLGLDLSLWHDNFSMTLDAFKEERTGIYMQRNFLPNYIGLTSAPSANVGAVRSKGIDGNFTVKHQFNKVNVTMRGNITLSKNEVLDRDEEESVYPYQLQKGYRVNQTRGLIALGLFKDYNDIRNSPTQTYGDYQPGDIKYKDVNGDGVINDDDIVAVGSTSTPNLVYGVGASVSWKGFDVDVLFQGAGKSSFFIYGKTVYAFSEGEWGNILQGMVEHRWISADISGDPATENPDAPYPRLSYNGNANNYRNSTYWLRNGEYLRLKHLELGYTLPKEMLNKIHVNSIRIYCIGTNLLTWAPFKLWDPETADPRGETYPLAKSVTLGLTIGL
- a CDS encoding IPT/TIG domain-containing protein, which produces MSHLCVLLLLLTTGFISCKKGSTATDDSQAYNPSEEVVVSDFFPKTGGSGQQLVIYGKNFGDDKSIVSVKIGGVDATVITVHDDAIYCLVPNKGYTGEIEVNVGEETNQQTAMANEAFDYQRRMVVTTLAGKKDERGNYDIKDGTFADCGGFQNPTWLTFDPKNPNLLYMGQDGSDIRLLNFKDSTVTTPITRGMGGWSRIRTIAFTLDKNYMIIANDQGDVNGISTSILSRANNFKDPQVLTSYRQCNGASVHPVNGELYFNSFEKGQFYRFDLNRYFENHDLGIKDYQLLYLIQDNGWEFQIDIAPTGDYAYIVVINQNYILRTDYDWNSKTFLQPYVVCGEARAGNAWVDGVGTSARLAGPYQGVFVKNPDYAGKKDEYDFYFTEQSNNDIRILTPEGKVTTFAGRGSPSLDNDTKGLVDGGLRTEARFFTPRGLAYDSTNQVFYVGDCDNHCIRKISLEN